In Flavobacterium gelatinilyticum, a genomic segment contains:
- a CDS encoding MepB family protein — protein sequence MSIITNWKNSELLPENLRTAKEFVYDVCGFDCSEPQPEKESKEYDAYNFQIGESRIKFRSAKITPAKTGQFVTLWKRNQTGIIEPFDYSDAVDFVIVSVKKDDLLGQFIFPKAVLLQKEIFSTETKEGIRATRVYPPWDETTSRQAQKTQKWQSAYFLAVSDNLDIKRAAELFGRPQ from the coding sequence ATGTCAATTATAACAAACTGGAAAAATTCTGAGCTTCTTCCTGAAAATTTACGCACTGCCAAAGAATTCGTCTACGATGTCTGTGGTTTTGATTGTTCTGAACCTCAGCCTGAAAAAGAAAGTAAGGAATACGATGCTTATAATTTTCAAATCGGCGAAAGCCGGATTAAATTCAGATCAGCCAAAATTACACCCGCAAAAACCGGTCAGTTTGTAACTTTATGGAAACGAAATCAAACCGGAATTATTGAACCTTTTGATTATTCTGATGCTGTAGATTTTGTTATCGTCAGCGTTAAAAAAGACGATTTATTGGGTCAGTTTATTTTTCCGAAAGCTGTTTTATTACAAAAAGAAATTTTTTCGACTGAAACCAAGGAAGGAATCAGAGCCACGAGAGTTTATCCTCCGTGGGACGAAACAACGAGCAGACAGGCACAGAAAACTCAAAAATGGCAGTCAGCGTATTTCTTAGCTGTTTCTGATAATTTAGATATAAAACGTGCTGCCGAATTATTTGGCAGACCACAATAA
- a CDS encoding T9SS-dependent choice-of-anchor J family protein — MKNKYSLRHLMTFLVFFYCSFISLTAQTMPAPQALPYSQNFDGLAASSTTYPLGFQGWTASTSPNSSFNVSGTLVANRDLTAGSTAATTSGNFHNYNGKIGFLNTGSLDLTIGFAFDATNQTAIQVQYDAMTIRNPYGLVSGSTTSERVNELVLQYRIGTTAAFTSLPETAYVNNNVQQTGAVTLPQNVQNIKITLPAECNNQPVVQIRWISRQVSGGGSRPSFAIDNIIVGSDVTAPVTVTGYPKADNILSESFDFVNKLNEAGKTYFVLVPGGSAEPTITQIKSGQAADGTTALQSGVLDIANASQEFTKTFAGLTLNTAYYVFSVSEDLYGNVQTTVSKVDASTSSVAIPSLSTSAASLDLGFSESNYDSDILSYQIQGSNLSSDVVVTSSANFTVSKDNITFASSLVFVAADFASNASQTVYVKFTPDNVASFSGAISHESTGAAAKTVELSGIGINPYVQGFNDVNVLSNSGWTQYNVSGPINKWTSTTVARNVNSGTGAVLMNGYSDNGPSKDWLISPKLRLNNFDALALLSFYSRKFYAGPSLKLVVSTDYDGKSNPETAVWVELNGKFPTLTGSYVQSQYIDLSGFKTDHTYVAFVYETTAGGTNNASEWSFDDFAITNETGYVDANPVLNFGDVSPNAFSESQSFILKAEGYGDITLTAPASYQLSLDNISFQSSVVVEATEVANNKTVFVRFAPTTKQLTISGSIHVTGTSLSKEIGALTGSSLPKADTFDVVTYNLSFFGTDVIGSDGKEFGPVDDALQIENVAKVMNKLDADVYALQEVSDDPSIDILIQKISINGKTFDKKISTSWSYSFNAPQADFPPQKLVVLYNTQTTSVKKTRVMFKEFYDEVRNGTKTLENYPGGTGSSFFSSGRLPYLVTLETNIAGVKKEIQLIDIHARANSGSDMGRYNMRKYDTQVLKDSLDAHYANANLIILGDYNDDVKASVIAGQPSSYENFVTDTDNYNALTLGISQAGAYSFLSSGGFLDHIMISNELEDEYIQNSTAVYDPRNDIASYTTTTSDHGPVIARFELTADVLSTPDFGTKNGFFVKAYPNPALDVLNFDVKTNDTKKLKLRLYDISGRVLGNPLEITSSQEVSNTVIGVRDLAPGLYIYTLSENNKVVYKDKILKK; from the coding sequence ATGAAAAACAAGTACTCTTTACGTCATTTAATGACTTTTTTAGTTTTTTTCTATTGCTCTTTTATAAGTTTGACAGCACAGACAATGCCGGCACCTCAGGCCTTGCCTTACAGTCAGAACTTTGACGGTTTAGCTGCTTCATCTACAACATATCCTTTAGGATTTCAGGGATGGACAGCCAGCACCTCTCCAAACTCTTCTTTTAATGTAAGCGGTACTTTAGTCGCAAATAGAGATTTAACAGCCGGCAGCACTGCCGCAACAACCAGTGGTAATTTTCACAATTACAACGGGAAAATAGGTTTTTTAAATACAGGATCTTTAGACTTAACTATTGGTTTTGCTTTTGATGCCACTAATCAAACCGCAATTCAGGTTCAGTATGATGCCATGACAATTCGTAATCCGTACGGTTTAGTGTCCGGAAGCACAACATCAGAACGTGTAAACGAATTGGTTTTACAATATCGTATAGGAACAACGGCAGCTTTTACTTCATTGCCGGAAACAGCTTACGTAAACAACAATGTACAGCAGACAGGAGCGGTTACACTACCGCAGAATGTACAAAACATAAAAATTACATTACCGGCAGAATGTAATAACCAGCCGGTTGTGCAGATTAGATGGATTTCGAGACAAGTTTCAGGAGGGGGATCACGTCCTTCATTTGCAATTGATAATATTATCGTGGGCAGTGATGTTACTGCTCCGGTTACAGTTACAGGTTATCCAAAGGCAGATAATATCTTATCTGAAAGCTTTGATTTTGTAAATAAATTAAATGAAGCAGGAAAAACATATTTTGTATTAGTACCAGGTGGAAGTGCAGAACCGACAATTACGCAAATAAAATCAGGTCAGGCTGCAGACGGAACTACAGCTTTACAATCCGGAGTTTTAGATATTGCCAATGCTTCTCAGGAATTTACGAAAACTTTTGCCGGATTAACGCTAAATACGGCTTATTATGTTTTTTCAGTTTCGGAAGATTTATATGGAAATGTGCAGACAACCGTAAGTAAAGTAGATGCTTCAACCTCAAGTGTTGCAATTCCTTCTTTATCGACAAGCGCAGCTTCATTAGATTTAGGTTTTTCAGAATCAAATTACGATTCAGACATTTTAAGCTATCAAATTCAGGGATCTAATCTTAGCAGTGATGTAGTAGTAACTTCTTCTGCAAACTTTACGGTTTCAAAAGATAATATCACATTTGCTTCCTCTTTGGTATTTGTGGCGGCAGATTTTGCTTCAAATGCATCGCAGACTGTATATGTAAAATTTACACCGGATAATGTTGCATCTTTTTCAGGAGCAATATCTCACGAATCAACCGGAGCGGCTGCAAAAACAGTTGAACTTAGCGGTATTGGAATCAATCCGTATGTGCAGGGGTTCAATGATGTGAATGTATTATCTAACAGCGGATGGACACAATACAATGTTTCGGGACCTATTAATAAATGGACTTCGACTACCGTTGCAAGAAATGTAAATTCAGGAACCGGAGCCGTTTTAATGAACGGTTATTCAGATAACGGACCTAGTAAAGACTGGCTTATTTCGCCAAAATTACGATTGAATAATTTTGATGCATTGGCTTTACTGTCTTTTTACTCCCGTAAATTTTATGCCGGACCTTCTTTAAAATTAGTGGTTTCAACAGATTATGACGGAAAAAGCAATCCTGAAACAGCAGTCTGGGTAGAATTAAACGGTAAATTTCCAACTTTGACAGGATCGTACGTTCAGTCTCAATATATTGATTTAAGTGGTTTTAAAACAGATCATACGTATGTTGCTTTTGTTTACGAAACAACAGCAGGCGGTACAAACAACGCATCAGAATGGTCTTTTGATGATTTTGCGATTACAAATGAAACAGGTTACGTAGATGCAAATCCGGTTTTAAATTTTGGTGATGTAAGTCCAAATGCATTTTCAGAAAGTCAGTCATTTATTCTGAAAGCAGAAGGTTACGGAGATATCACCCTTACAGCTCCGGCAAGTTATCAGCTGTCATTAGACAATATCTCATTTCAGTCAAGCGTAGTGGTAGAAGCCACAGAAGTGGCAAATAACAAAACCGTTTTTGTACGTTTTGCACCAACAACCAAGCAATTAACAATTTCGGGATCTATACATGTTACAGGAACTTCTTTGAGTAAAGAAATAGGGGCACTTACAGGTTCTTCGTTACCAAAAGCCGATACTTTTGATGTAGTAACATACAATCTTTCTTTTTTTGGAACTGATGTAATAGGAAGTGACGGAAAAGAATTTGGTCCTGTTGATGATGCTTTGCAGATCGAAAACGTGGCTAAAGTAATGAACAAATTAGATGCTGACGTTTATGCGCTTCAGGAAGTATCAGACGATCCGTCTATCGATATCTTAATCCAGAAAATAAGCATTAACGGAAAAACATTCGACAAGAAAATCTCAACTTCATGGTCGTATTCTTTTAATGCTCCTCAGGCAGATTTCCCTCCTCAAAAATTAGTTGTGCTTTACAATACACAGACTACTTCGGTAAAAAAGACCAGAGTAATGTTTAAAGAATTTTATGATGAAGTACGTAACGGAACTAAAACTCTGGAAAATTATCCGGGCGGCACCGGCAGCAGTTTCTTCTCTTCAGGACGTCTTCCGTATCTGGTAACCCTTGAAACTAATATTGCAGGTGTAAAAAAAGAAATACAACTGATCGATATTCACGCACGTGCGAACAGCGGTTCAGACATGGGACGTTATAATATGCGTAAATACGATACACAGGTTTTAAAAGATAGTTTAGATGCACATTATGCTAATGCAAACTTAATTATTTTAGGAGATTATAATGATGACGTAAAAGCATCTGTTATTGCTGGCCAGCCTTCATCATACGAAAATTTTGTAACCGATACAGATAATTATAATGCCCTTACTTTAGGCATCAGCCAGGCGGGAGCTTACAGCTTTTTAAGTTCAGGCGGATTTCTGGATCATATTATGATTTCGAATGAATTAGAAGATGAATACATTCAAAATTCAACAGCTGTGTACGATCCTAGAAATGATATTGCAAGTTATACAACCACGACTTCAGATCACGGTCCGGTAATTGCCCGTTTTGAATTAACAGCAGATGTATTGTCAACACCGGATTTTGGAACTAAAAACGGATTCTTTGTAAAAGCTTATCCAAACCCGGCACTGGATGTTTTAAATTTTGATGTAAAAACAAACGATACTAAAAAGCTTAAATTAAGACTTTACGACATAAGCGGACGTGTATTAGGAAACCCTCTTGAAATTACAAGCAGTCAGGAAGTTTCTAATACCGTAATAGGAGTTCGTGATTTAGCACCGGGACTTTACATTTATACTTTATCAGAAAACAATAAAGTAGTTTATAAAGATAAAATCCTGAAAAAATAA